The Deltaproteobacteria bacterium genome window below encodes:
- a CDS encoding class I SAM-dependent methyltransferase: protein MKKINKKQKIAELVKKHVKPGSRVLEVSCGHGKILEELDEAGYMVKGTNYSKYPDACKSVDIDFGIDINAGLPYEDDVFDCVILCDVIEHFPNHIATIQEISRVLKKGGYSVILTPNTMKIASRLHFLFTGFFKLKRAFIGFDVPADKAFVFHNNPPHLPVFLYHLHSHYLESVNVYGVNYKFKSFLFWLLLAPLIIPFTYSKTSFMERNMKNAGGGELLFSRLTSFETLNAEYWIAINQKVDPSLTEPVLKSKLPSWAEKSV, encoded by the coding sequence ATGAAGAAAATTAATAAAAAACAAAAAATAGCGGAACTTGTAAAAAAGCATGTCAAGCCGGGAAGCAGGGTTCTTGAGGTTAGCTGCGGTCATGGCAAGATTCTTGAGGAGCTTGATGAAGCCGGTTATATGGTTAAAGGAACGAACTACTCCAAATACCCTGATGCCTGCAAATCAGTTGATATCGATTTTGGTATTGATATTAATGCAGGCCTTCCCTATGAGGATGATGTCTTTGACTGTGTCATTCTTTGTGATGTGATTGAGCATTTTCCGAACCATATTGCTACCATTCAGGAAATATCAAGAGTTCTGAAAAAGGGTGGTTATTCGGTAATTCTTACGCCCAACACCATGAAAATCGCTTCCAGGCTCCATTTTCTTTTTACCGGTTTTTTCAAGTTGAAGCGGGCCTTTATCGGCTTTGATGTGCCGGCCGATAAAGCTTTTGTTTTTCATAATAACCCTCCTCATCTCCCCGTATTTCTTTACCATCTCCATTCTCACTACCTGGAGTCGGTCAATGTGTATGGCGTTAATTATAAATTCAAATCATTTCTTTTCTGGCTCCTTTTGGCTCCACTTATTATTCCCTTTACTTACAGCAAGACCAGCTTCATGGAGAGGAATATGAAAAATGCCGGTGGAGGGGAATTGCTCTTTAGCAGGCTCACTTCCTTTGAAACGTTGAATGCTGAATACTGGATTGCCATAAATCAGAAAGTCGATCCGTCATTAACTGAACCTGTCCTCAAATCAAAGCTCCCGTCGTGGGCTGAAAAAAGTGTTTAA
- a CDS encoding glycosyltransferase has translation MANQKSRVSVIIPTYNRAHFIAECLESVLNQTCGDYEVILIDDGSTDDTEAVIKPYLDRIRYIKQENQGNAGARNSGVELAKGEILAFNDSDDLWLPDKLEKQINYLDEHPQVDMVCGNGLFFGSHKLEGKPVIPFKRAVPLERDGVSLASIFMKSSLRTPTMVVRRKVFHKVGGFDPDFKVCVDLDFAFRVLMHFNVAFMNEPLFKLRKHDGHVGGDSERRTLYNIRAIEKLLRDYAEAKDLIGEENIKRRISYRYCRLGSIYGRKGRKKDALDAFKKALAYRPFYPSCMIKYLRFKFS, from the coding sequence ATGGCTAATCAGAAAAGCAGGGTTTCCGTAATTATTCCGACCTACAACCGCGCCCATTTTATTGCAGAGTGCCTGGAGAGTGTGCTTAACCAGACCTGCGGGGACTATGAGGTGATTCTTATTGATGACGGTTCCACCGATGACACGGAAGCGGTGATTAAACCTTACCTCGATCGTATCCGCTATATTAAACAGGAAAACCAGGGGAATGCAGGGGCCAGGAACAGCGGAGTTGAACTGGCAAAGGGTGAAATCCTTGCTTTTAACGATTCTGATGATCTCTGGCTTCCTGATAAACTGGAAAAGCAGATCAACTATCTCGATGAGCACCCTCAAGTTGATATGGTCTGCGGGAACGGCCTTTTCTTCGGCAGTCATAAACTGGAAGGAAAGCCCGTTATTCCTTTCAAGCGTGCCGTGCCGCTTGAAAGGGATGGTGTCAGTCTCGCTTCCATATTCATGAAGAGCAGCTTAAGGACACCAACCATGGTGGTGCGGCGTAAGGTCTTTCATAAAGTGGGTGGTTTTGATCCTGATTTCAAGGTTTGTGTCGATCTCGATTTCGCTTTTCGGGTACTTATGCACTTTAATGTGGCTTTTATGAATGAACCACTCTTTAAACTCAGAAAACACGATGGTCATGTTGGCGGTGACAGTGAGAGAAGAACCCTGTATAACATCAGGGCCATTGAGAAGCTTTTGAGGGATTATGCTGAAGCGAAAGATCTGATTGGCGAGGAAAATATTAAACGTCGCATATCTTATCGTTACTGCAGGTTGGGGAGTATCTATGGCAGGAAGGGGAGAAAAAAGGATGCCCTCGATGCTTTCAAAAAGGCCCTCGCCTATCGTCCTTTCTACCCCTCCTGTATGATAAAATACTTACGCTTTAAGTTCTCCTAA
- a CDS encoding glycosyltransferase family 4 protein has translation MNIAFIARRYDRVGGTEIDLYHLTELLASFGHDITVYCQQVRTSPAPGITIKKVPAPPLGRLMQMLGLAWIGPKMAYHGGHDMVIGFTRVLKQDLVRCGGGTHKLFVEKMKSAEGGFKRLLRSISPYHNALIAVEKKQFQRGCKKVLAISEVVKHEIMSVYSVPEDRIEVIYDGIDTKLFSPEKREKYRYEIREKFSIPQDAFVILFLGSGYKRKNLTTLLEALPQVNHKNTYCLVVGGDKRPQSYAAKARSLGIEDKTVFAGVQKEAEKFYGAADIFVIPSLQEAFGNVVLEAMASGLPAVTTSLSGASEVMEGEMKSLVLNDPHNVQGLAKIISKLTDKTLRERLSGEAREISKAYTLEANARAIEKLCNKIIKEKRHG, from the coding sequence ATGAACATCGCATTTATCGCAAGACGCTATGACAGGGTGGGTGGCACGGAAATCGATCTCTACCACCTGACTGAACTCCTGGCGAGCTTCGGACACGACATAACCGTCTACTGTCAGCAGGTTAGAACAAGTCCTGCGCCCGGCATTACCATAAAAAAGGTACCCGCTCCCCCTTTGGGCCGCCTTATGCAGATGCTTGGCCTGGCATGGATAGGCCCTAAAATGGCATACCATGGAGGCCACGACATGGTCATCGGTTTTACACGGGTACTGAAACAGGACCTTGTTCGCTGCGGCGGCGGCACGCATAAACTTTTTGTGGAAAAAATGAAAAGCGCTGAAGGCGGATTTAAAAGATTGTTGCGAAGTATAAGCCCTTACCATAATGCCCTCATTGCTGTCGAAAAAAAGCAGTTTCAAAGAGGCTGCAAAAAAGTGCTGGCTATTTCGGAAGTAGTAAAGCATGAAATCATGAGTGTCTACAGTGTTCCTGAAGACAGAATTGAAGTCATTTATGACGGTATCGATACAAAGCTTTTCTCCCCCGAAAAGAGAGAAAAGTATCGCTATGAAATAAGAGAGAAGTTTTCCATCCCTCAGGATGCTTTTGTCATCCTTTTTCTCGGCAGCGGCTATAAGCGAAAAAACCTCACCACACTCCTTGAAGCCCTGCCTCAGGTAAATCATAAAAATACTTACTGCCTCGTCGTCGGTGGAGACAAGCGCCCCCAATCCTATGCAGCGAAAGCCCGTTCTCTCGGCATAGAAGATAAAACCGTCTTTGCCGGTGTTCAGAAAGAGGCTGAAAAGTTCTATGGGGCAGCCGATATCTTCGTCATCCCATCGCTGCAGGAAGCCTTCGGCAATGTCGTTCTCGAGGCCATGGCAAGCGGCCTTCCTGCCGTTACGACCTCTTTATCAGGCGCATCCGAGGTTATGGAGGGAGAGATGAAAAGCCTTGTCCTCAATGATCCGCACAATGTGCAGGGCCTTGCAAAAATCATCAGTAAACTGACCGACAAAACATTGCGGGAAAGACTTTCAGGAGAGGCAAGAGAGATTTCAAAGGCCTACACGCTGGAAGCAAATGCCAGAGCCATAGAAAAGCTCTGCAACAAGATCATCAAAGAGAAACGCCATGGCTGA
- a CDS encoding lipopolysaccharide kinase InaA family protein, translating into MALTQLHRNGYKLFTDKDHGKIVDWFLENQEDENKLPSPFHTSRYSIVWKIENFEGNAYFIKRFRPESFPVRLKDSLRGSRALRSLKAGEMLEKRDFSVPRIIAMGERRSLGLLSDSFMITLPIEGISLLELLLPVRDFKIKRSVIRRVGHEIGRLHREGIIHGDLIPGNIFAMGKNDNIKLCLLDNERTRKVNKLPHNERIKNLVQFNRVIVPRVTASDRVRFFDAYLEENRDLESVRKKLLRKIGEITSERVMRHRGISAEKRKFTTFRAVMAWKE; encoded by the coding sequence ATGGCATTAACTCAATTACATAGAAATGGCTATAAACTTTTCACAGATAAAGACCACGGGAAAATAGTCGACTGGTTTCTTGAAAATCAGGAAGATGAAAATAAACTCCCCTCCCCTTTCCATACCTCACGCTACTCCATCGTCTGGAAGATCGAGAATTTTGAGGGGAATGCTTATTTTATTAAACGCTTCCGTCCCGAGAGCTTCCCCGTCAGACTGAAGGACTCACTAAGAGGATCACGTGCCCTGAGGTCATTAAAGGCGGGAGAAATGCTCGAAAAAAGAGATTTCAGCGTCCCTCGGATAATTGCAATGGGTGAAAGGCGCTCACTCGGCCTGCTGTCCGATTCATTTATGATTACTCTTCCCATTGAGGGCATATCCCTTCTCGAGTTGCTCCTGCCCGTGAGAGACTTCAAAATAAAACGAAGTGTCATAAGGCGCGTCGGCCATGAAATAGGGAGACTTCACAGGGAAGGAATCATTCATGGGGACCTTATCCCCGGAAACATTTTTGCCATGGGAAAAAATGATAATATTAAACTCTGCCTGCTCGACAATGAAAGAACGAGGAAAGTGAACAAGCTCCCTCACAATGAACGCATAAAAAACCTTGTTCAGTTTAACAGGGTCATCGTTCCCAGGGTTACAGCGTCAGACAGGGTAAGGTTCTTCGATGCCTACCTGGAAGAAAACCGCGATCTTGAATCAGTCAGAAAAAAACTGTTAAGAAAGATAGGCGAAATAACATCGGAGCGGGTAATGCGCCACCGGGGCATTAGCGCAGAAAAAAGAAAGTTTACCACTTTCAGGGCTGTTATGGCATGGAAGGAGTAA
- a CDS encoding phosphatase PAP2 family protein, with translation MTILFVTFSVSGAGEISAGAENEIVKDEENNRHSPVLSAYISHSAEILTAPARWKEKDWFEGALFLTATAGLYSQDEKIRRWTQDNKNDRAHGILEFAKDFGDGRYLLPPLGLLWLYGKGWDDGSARETASLALESFLISGVFTQVLKGGMRRHRPYMEDGRDHWDGPGSDFSGSTLSFPSGHSQTAFSIATVIAKQYRHVSIIPPLAYGMASLVGMQRVYDDKHWASDVFVGSSIGYFTAKKVMALKKDEKRSAYLLMPHFDGEKAGITFLAFF, from the coding sequence ATGACTATTCTTTTTGTCACTTTTTCCGTTTCAGGTGCAGGTGAAATCTCCGCCGGCGCAGAAAATGAGATTGTAAAGGATGAAGAAAATAATCGTCATAGTCCTGTTTTGAGCGCCTATATTTCCCATTCGGCTGAAATTCTGACAGCGCCTGCAAGATGGAAGGAAAAAGATTGGTTTGAGGGAGCCCTTTTTTTAACGGCAACGGCAGGCCTTTATAGTCAGGATGAAAAGATAAGGCGCTGGACGCAGGATAACAAAAATGACAGGGCCCATGGAATTCTCGAATTTGCAAAGGATTTCGGTGATGGGAGGTATCTCCTGCCACCCCTCGGCCTCCTCTGGCTCTACGGAAAGGGATGGGATGACGGAAGCGCAAGAGAAACGGCTTCCCTTGCTCTGGAGAGTTTTCTTATTTCAGGTGTCTTTACGCAGGTCCTTAAAGGGGGAATGCGACGGCACCGGCCCTATATGGAAGACGGACGCGACCATTGGGATGGTCCCGGTTCGGACTTTAGCGGATCCACCCTTTCTTTTCCCTCGGGTCATTCACAGACGGCTTTTTCCATTGCCACAGTCATTGCAAAGCAGTACAGGCATGTTTCCATCATTCCGCCTCTAGCCTACGGCATGGCGAGCCTGGTTGGCATGCAGCGGGTTTACGACGATAAACACTGGGCTTCCGATGTGTTTGTCGGTTCATCAATCGGTTATTTTACGGCAAAAAAGGTGATGGCCCTAAAGAAGGACGAGAAGAGGAGCGCTTATCTTCTCATGCCTCACTTTGATGGAGAAAAAGCAGGCATTACTTTCCTGGCATTCTTTTAA